One stretch of Lachnospiraceae bacterium oral taxon 096 DNA includes these proteins:
- a CDS encoding ATP-binding protein — translation MALTNSQYNALMREYEAQQAIDREDCQRRKEEVYAKIPQMKALEAQAGELALLRFQKMMTEKSTDVGLGFKEEIQDIQREKAKLLKKHGFPQDYMQMHYVCPECKDTGKVDGKKCHCFQMKALKLLYAQSNIDGTLQKENFDNFSFQYYDNRKRLAGIGLTNYEYMKNIIRHCQKYIENFGQQKESILFYGNTGVGKTFLTNCIAKALLDRGYAVLYFSSAELFDQVAKVKLRREPEDGGDIEDIVDTCDLLVIDDLGTELVNNFVNSELFHIINNRLLAGKGTIISTNLDLKAMRDNYTERITSRIINQYTTIPLYGEDIRGKK, via the coding sequence ATGGCATTAACCAATTCGCAATACAATGCCTTGATGCGTGAGTATGAGGCACAGCAGGCGATAGACAGAGAGGATTGTCAGAGAAGAAAAGAAGAGGTGTATGCAAAAATTCCACAAATGAAAGCATTGGAGGCTCAGGCTGGAGAATTGGCACTTTTGCGTTTTCAAAAGATGATGACAGAAAAAAGTACAGATGTAGGTCTGGGATTTAAGGAAGAAATTCAAGATATTCAAAGAGAAAAGGCAAAGTTATTAAAAAAGCACGGATTTCCTCAGGACTATATGCAGATGCACTATGTCTGTCCAGAATGTAAGGACACAGGAAAAGTGGATGGGAAAAAATGCCATTGTTTTCAGATGAAGGCCTTAAAGTTATTGTATGCACAGTCCAATATTGATGGAACTTTACAGAAGGAAAACTTTGACAATTTTTCCTTTCAATACTATGATAATAGAAAGAGATTGGCAGGAATTGGATTGACCAATTATGAGTATATGAAGAATATTATTCGACATTGCCAAAAATATATTGAAAATTTTGGTCAGCAAAAAGAAAGTATTCTCTTTTATGGCAATACCGGTGTTGGCAAGACATTTTTGACCAACTGCATTGCCAAGGCATTGCTTGATCGGGGCTATGCCGTTTTGTACTTTTCATCGGCAGAATTATTTGACCAAGTAGCCAAGGTAAAGTTGCGAAGGGAGCCAGAGGATGGTGGAGATATTGAAGATATTGTTGATACCTGCGACCTCTTGGTCATTGATGATTTGGGGACGGAGTTAGTCAATAATTTTGTGAACAGCGAATTGTTTCATATTATCAATAATCGACTGTTAGCTGGAAAGGGAACGATTATTTCTACTAATCTTGATTTAAAAGCGATGAGAGATAACTATACAGAAAGAATCACATCGCGTATTATCAACCAATATACCACGATTCCATTGTATGGGGAAGACATTCGTGGAAAGAAATAG
- a CDS encoding ribose-phosphate pyrophosphokinase — protein MMYEEKAIDRIPVGALGLVPLESCNQLAQKVDGYLVNWRHKKQSEHKSTLPFVGYEKSSYIVKSKISRFGSGEAKGEFEESIRGMDLFLMVDVCNYSLTYSLSGMTNRMSPDDHYQDLKRIIAAAAGKARRINVIMPFLYESRQHKRTRRESLDCAIALQELVSMGVDNIITFDAHDPRVQNAIPLKTLETVQPIYQYTKTLLQNYPDLEVDAQHMMVISPDEGGMRRAIYFANMLGLDVGMFYKRRDYSVIVDGTNPIIAHEYLGSNVEGKDVVVIDDMISSGGSMLEVAKELKERKAKRVFVCATFGLFTNGLKKFDEYYEKGLIDAIFTTNLIYQTPELLQKPYYINVDMSKYIALIIDSINHDVSLSELLTPISRVNNELEEHRKKR, from the coding sequence GTGATGTATGAGGAGAAGGCGATTGACCGTATACCAGTGGGAGCACTAGGGTTGGTTCCACTAGAAAGTTGCAATCAATTGGCACAAAAAGTAGATGGCTATTTGGTGAATTGGAGGCATAAAAAGCAAAGTGAACATAAGTCAACACTTCCATTTGTGGGCTATGAAAAATCATCCTATATTGTGAAGTCTAAAATTAGCCGATTTGGTTCAGGTGAGGCTAAGGGAGAATTTGAAGAATCGATCCGAGGAATGGATTTATTCTTAATGGTTGATGTCTGCAATTATAGCTTGACTTATTCACTATCTGGTATGACCAATCGGATGTCACCGGATGATCACTATCAGGATTTAAAGCGTATTATTGCAGCGGCAGCAGGAAAGGCAAGAAGAATTAATGTCATTATGCCGTTTTTATATGAGAGCCGTCAACACAAGAGGACAAGGAGAGAGTCCTTGGATTGTGCCATTGCACTTCAAGAATTAGTAAGTATGGGCGTGGATAATATTATTACATTTGATGCCCATGACCCGAGAGTGCAAAATGCCATTCCGTTAAAGACATTGGAAACCGTACAGCCAATTTATCAATACACTAAGACATTATTGCAAAACTATCCAGACCTCGAGGTGGATGCACAACATATGATGGTTATTAGTCCAGATGAGGGCGGAATGAGACGAGCAATTTACTTTGCCAATATGCTTGGTCTGGATGTGGGAATGTTTTACAAGAGACGAGATTACTCCGTGATTGTTGATGGAACAAATCCAATTATCGCTCATGAGTATTTGGGTAGCAATGTCGAGGGCAAGGATGTTGTGGTGATTGATGATATGATTTCTTCGGGTGGAAGTATGTTAGAAGTGGCGAAGGAATTGAAGGAAAGAAAGGCCAAGCGAGTTTTTGTCTGTGCGACATTTGGACTTTTTACTAATGGACTGAAGAAGTTTGATGAATACTATGAAAAAGGTCTGATTGATGCAATTTTTACAACAAATTTAATTTATCAGACACCTGAGTTATTGCAAAAACCATACTATATCAATGTGGATATGAGCAAGTATATTGCATTGATTATTGATAGCATCAACCATGATGTGTCATTGAGCGAGTTATTGACACCAATTTCAAGAGTGAACAATGAGTTAGAGGAGCATAGAAAGAAGAGATAG